In the Pontibacillus sp. HMF3514 genome, TAGAAGAAGAGGAACGTTTACGTTTTACAAAAGCGTATATGGATTCTGTCATCGCAGCTCAGGAAACCGACCAAGAGACGTTGAAGAAACGTCAGGAAAGCACTGTTGCTTCACTCGATTTTAAAGATAGTAGTTTGAAGTATCAGGATATGCTGAACCATGCAAATTTTATGCAGATGTCACGAGAGCAACTCAAGAACCTCAAAAGACTCCGGAAGAAACCGTATTTTGCCCGCATTAATTATCAACGTAAAGAAAAAGCAGAAGAAGAGATTTTTTACATAGGAAAGGTATCGTTATTTGATCGTGAAACCCAGCAGCCGATCATTTTGGATTGGCGTTCTCCGTTAGCGAATGTATATTATGAAGGTCGTTTGGGAGATGTCAGCTATGAAGCTCATGGGGAAACATATGAGGGAACCGTATCTCTTAAACGCCAATACTCCATAGAAGATGGAGAACTTTTGGACTTTCAGGATATCGATATCACCACGAAAGATGACTTACTTCAAAGTTCATTATCCCAAAACGCAGATCATCGTTTAACTGAAATTGTTTCAACGATTCAAGAAGAACAAAACCGTGTCATACGTGCTGATCTCCGTAAGCCAATCATTGTACAAGGTGCAGCAGGAAGCGGGAAAACAACGATTGCTTTACACCGAGTATCTTATTTTTTGTACACCTTAAAAGACATTTTCCACCCATATGAAATGCTGATTTTAGCACCCAATCGCTTGTTTATTGATTATATGAAAGAAATTCTACCAGAGTTAGGTGTTGATCAATCGCGTTCAACGACTTTTGTAGACTTTGTTCAGCTTGTTACGGAACATGGGTTTGAAGTACAGACTCAGCATGAAACCTTGATGAATGCGCTTGAAACACAAGAAAATCAAGAAGTGCTAAACATAGCTGAGTTAAAAGGATCCCCTCAATTTGAAAGGATTTTAGATAGGTATATCTATGAGATTAAGAAAGAGTTTATTGTTGAGGATGACTTTATGGTAGCTGGCTTTCGTATTGTAAATGGGAAAAGGGTTAAACAAATGTTTTTAGAGGACTATGCCTATCTTCCTTTTTACAAGCGAAAAGAAAAAATACGCCAAATCCTCATGAGTGATATACGCCGCAAGAAAAAAGTCATGTTAGATAAAATTCAAAAGCGATATGATGATGAATTGGACAAAGCGATGTATAGCATAAAAGATCCTGATAAACGAAAAAGGCGAGTTAGTTTCTTACTTGATCAAAAAGAATATAAGTTGAATGAGATTGAGACGGAATCCAAAAAAGGTGTCCGAACTTTTATGAAAAAGTTTCCGAATCGTTCTCTTAATTACTATTTTAAGCGGTTATATCAGGAAGATGATACGTTTCATTATGCTTTTGAAGAAGTTAGCGAAAGTAAGAGGGAGTTCATTCGCAAGCACTCCTTGCACCAAATTCGTAAGAAGAAAGTAGATGCTGAAGATTTAGCCACCTTCCTATACTTGCAGGCTGTGTTATATGGAGTGGAGAAGGATTACAAGGCGAAAAAGGTCGTCATTGATGAAGCACAGGATTATTCTTATATGGAGTTTGTCAGTCTAAAGAGAAGTTTAAATACCGAACTATTTACGATCGTGGGTGACTTGGCACAAGGGATTTATCGATACCGAGGTTTGAAGCATTGGCAATCTCTTATAGATCATGTGTTTAAAGCACCAAACTATTTAACGCTCCAAAAAACGTACCGAACAACGATCGATATTATGAGTGTGGCTAATCAAATTTTATCCTATATGGATGATGATCTTCCTCAAGCAGAGCCGGTTGTAAGGCGTGGAGAAAAGCCTTCGTTTCATACATTAAAAGATGATACAAATTGGGG is a window encoding:
- the helD gene encoding RNA polymerase recycling motor HelD translates to MKNHPDYLEEEERLRFTKAYMDSVIAAQETDQETLKKRQESTVASLDFKDSSLKYQDMLNHANFMQMSREQLKNLKRLRKKPYFARINYQRKEKAEEEIFYIGKVSLFDRETQQPIILDWRSPLANVYYEGRLGDVSYEAHGETYEGTVSLKRQYSIEDGELLDFQDIDITTKDDLLQSSLSQNADHRLTEIVSTIQEEQNRVIRADLRKPIIVQGAAGSGKTTIALHRVSYFLYTLKDIFHPYEMLILAPNRLFIDYMKEILPELGVDQSRSTTFVDFVQLVTEHGFEVQTQHETLMNALETQENQEVLNIAELKGSPQFERILDRYIYEIKKEFIVEDDFMVAGFRIVNGKRVKQMFLEDYAYLPFYKRKEKIRQILMSDIRRKKKVMLDKIQKRYDDELDKAMYSIKDPDKRKRRVSFLLDQKEYKLNEIETESKKGVRTFMKKFPNRSLNYYFKRLYQEDDTFHYAFEEVSESKREFIRKHSLHQIRKKKVDAEDLATFLYLQAVLYGVEKDYKAKKVVIDEAQDYSYMEFVSLKRSLNTELFTIVGDLAQGIYRYRGLKHWQSLIDHVFKAPNYLTLQKTYRTTIDIMSVANQILSYMDDDLPQAEPVVRRGEKPSFHTLKDDTNWGERLHHQYTQLKEEGFKSFVIIGKTLNECHTIYNELEPHFSQDIQVIDDHEDMEKDKAVILPVYLSKGLEFDCVFLVGLDDGYNQNELDMKLLYVAMTRPLHRLFFWGESPSTFLLNLVEPETVE